The following coding sequences are from one Bradyrhizobium sp. 200 window:
- a CDS encoding branched-chain amino acid ABC transporter permease — protein sequence MTIFIIQLLNSFFYAAVLFLIAAGLSLIYGVMRIVNLAHGTLYALGAYVSAWVVGGAVGHAASGTLGLAGLLLLLPVGAVAIAVVGAVIEPTLLRPLYRRPEEYHLLVTFGLLMILEDTMKFLFGGTPLTAGSIMDHMGSIPIGRLLYPTYNLFVIAIGLIAALGLWWFIYRTKFGVILRATSQDRRMAAALGINVSRVYVQAFAIGCFMAGLGGAVVVPAQAAVLGMGIEALILAFVVVVIGGLGSLEGAVAGALIVGLVRTAGIQFFPEIELAVLYLIATAVLLTRPTGLFGRA from the coding sequence ATGACGATATTCATCATCCAATTGCTCAATTCATTTTTCTACGCAGCGGTTTTGTTCCTGATCGCCGCGGGCCTGAGCCTCATCTATGGTGTCATGCGCATCGTCAATCTCGCCCATGGGACGCTCTATGCGCTCGGTGCCTACGTCTCGGCCTGGGTCGTCGGCGGGGCGGTCGGCCATGCGGCGAGCGGTACGCTCGGCCTTGCCGGCCTCCTGCTCCTGCTGCCCGTCGGCGCCGTCGCGATCGCGGTCGTGGGCGCGGTGATCGAGCCCACGCTGCTGCGTCCGCTCTACCGACGGCCGGAGGAGTACCATCTGCTGGTCACGTTCGGCCTGCTCATGATCCTCGAAGACACCATGAAGTTCCTGTTCGGAGGTACGCCACTCACCGCCGGATCGATTATGGATCACATGGGCAGCATCCCGATCGGCCGGCTCCTCTATCCGACTTACAACCTGTTCGTCATCGCCATTGGGCTGATCGCCGCTCTCGGCCTGTGGTGGTTCATCTACCGTACCAAGTTCGGCGTCATCCTGCGCGCCACTTCGCAGGATCGGCGTATGGCCGCAGCGCTCGGGATCAATGTCAGCCGTGTCTACGTGCAAGCCTTCGCCATCGGCTGCTTCATGGCAGGGTTGGGTGGCGCGGTCGTGGTGCCGGCGCAGGCCGCCGTGCTCGGCATGGGCATTGAGGCCCTCATCTTGGCGTTCGTTGTCGTGGTGATCGGCGGGCTCGGGAGCCTCGAAGGCGCAGTGGCCGGTGCACTGATCGTCGGCCTCGTCCGCACCGCCGGCATCCAGTTCTTCCCTGAGATCGAGCTTGCCGTGCTCTACCTGATCGCGACCGCGGTCCTGCTCACTCGCCCGACCGGACTGTTTGGGAGGGCATGA